The Chitinophaga lutea genome contains the following window.
CTCATTCCACAAAATGCCTCCGAGCATGATGGCGACGAAGAACAGGGCGGTAATGGTGCGCGTGATGAAGGTCTTCATACAGGCTTAAAAAGTTGGATCGGGCGTAAAGCTACTGATTGTTTTCGATTGTCCCCTCCCGGCTGGCCGCAATCAGCTCGCGGGCCTTGCCTTCGTTGGAATTATGTACATACACCTCGTCCATTCCGGGCAGCATGGTGCCGAAAGAAGAGTCCTGGCGGTTGACGATCACCGCTTCGATTTCATTTTCCAGCAGCATGCCTTTGATGATCTCCGCCTCGAAGGGCGTTTGGCTGCCGAATACTTTTACCCAGTCTTTTTCCATGTGATTAGTCTTTAAATATTTGAATGATCCTGTTTGTTCTCTTCGTTTTCTTCCTCCTCGTCACCCGGCTCGGCGGGCAGTTCGAAAGTTTGCCCGGCCTCCCGCGCCTTCATATACAATCGCCAGATGAGGATGCCGGCAACCAGTGCGCTCAGCGCACCGTAAACAGCAGGAACGTGCTCGTCCTGCGTCGCATCGTAGCTGATCACTTTGGCCTGGTACAGATACACTAACACCACCTGCAGCCCGTTGTTCACAAAATGGCCTGCAATGGCGAGCCACAGGTTGCCGGTTACGAAGTAAATGGCGCCCATGAGGAAGCCCAGCAGCAGCCGCGGCATAAAACCGAGGAACTGCATATGGATGGCGCTGAAAATAACGGCGGCGATGATGGCGGCCACCCAACCATTTTTAACCATCGGTGTTAATACTCTTTGCAATACCCCGCGGAAAAACACCTCTTCGGCGATGGCCGGCAGCAGCGCCAGCAGCAAGAGATTAAACAGCATTGACCCGATGTCGGGCATATTGAGCAGCAGTTTGGTCTGTTTGGTGGCCAGTTCCTCCAGGTCGCGCATTTGTTTGGACACCGGCCAGGTGCTGTTCCACTCCCCCAGCACGTTCACCAACGGCAGCGCGCAGAGGATGACGAGGATGGCCAGCGCCAGTTGCAGGTACTTCGGACGGGCGGAAAGCCCCATGTAAACAGCCGGACGGGGATGGGCCAGGTAGGCAAATACCAGCGCCGGCACCATAAAACTCACCAGCGTGTAAAGCAGCTGTACGATTTTGAGGCCCCGTACAAAGGAAGGATCGGCCCATACCTTGGTGTCTTCCATCTGAGCGATCGTATAGCCGCCACTGATAGCCGGGAAAAATCCGGCCAGGAACAGTGAGTATAATAACATGAACGCAAACCAAAGCCCGAAAAACGTGATCAGCTGCATGAATGGAGAGTATTGCCGTAAGTATCCCATAAGTATTGCTGTGGTAATTTTGCGTAAATTTACATTGTGTTTGCCAGTTGAACGACTAGCGGCGTGCTTTTAATTATTATATGGTAAAAATAGGAGATATAGAACTGGGTGAATTCCCTTTATTGCTGGCGCCTATGGAAGACGTGAGCGATCCGCCTTTCCGTGCCGTATGCAAAATCAATGGTGCGGATCTCATGTATTCGGAGTTCATTTCCTCGGAGGGTTTGATCAGGGACGCCATCAAAAGCCGGCAGAAACTCGACATTTTTGACTACGAACGCCCGGTGGGCATCCAGATATTCGGCGGCGACGAAGAGCCCATGGCCATGGCCGCCCAGATTGTGGAGGTGGCCAATCCGGACCTGCTCGACATCAATTTCGGCTGCCCCGTAAAAAAGGTGACCTGCAAGGGCGCCGGCGCGGGTATCCTGAAAGACATCCCCAAGATGGTGCGCCTCACCGAAGCCGTGGTAAAGGCCACCAGGCTCCCCGTAACGGTCAAAACGCGCCTCGGCTGGGACGACGACACCAAAAACATAGAAGAGGTGGCGGAACGGCTCCAGGACGTAGGCATTAAAGCCCTCACCGTCCATGGCCGCACCCGCACGCAAATGTATAAGGGCAATGCCGACTGGACCCTGATCGGTAAAGTCAAGAACAACCCCCGCATCAAAATCCCCATTTTCGGTAACGGCGACATCTGCACACCCGAGCAGGCCAAAGCCGCCAGGGAAAAATACGGGATAGACGGGGTGATGATCGGCCGGGCGGCCATCGGTTACCCCTGGATATTCAACGAAATCAAACACTACCTGCGTACAGGCACCCACCTGCCCCCGCCAACCGTGGCCGAGCGCGTAAAAGTGTGCAAACAGCACCTGCGCCACTCTATCAGCTGGAAGGGGGATGTGGTCGGTATCCTGGAAATGCGCAGGCACTATACAAATTATCTGAAAGGCCTGCCGCACATCAAAGAATTCCGTGCA
Protein-coding sequences here:
- a CDS encoding putative signal transducing protein, with product MEKDWVKVFGSQTPFEAEIIKGMLLENEIEAVIVNRQDSSFGTMLPGMDEVYVHNSNEGKARELIAASREGTIENNQ
- a CDS encoding CPBP family intramembrane glutamic endopeptidase; its protein translation is MQLITFFGLWFAFMLLYSLFLAGFFPAISGGYTIAQMEDTKVWADPSFVRGLKIVQLLYTLVSFMVPALVFAYLAHPRPAVYMGLSARPKYLQLALAILVILCALPLVNVLGEWNSTWPVSKQMRDLEELATKQTKLLLNMPDIGSMLFNLLLLALLPAIAEEVFFRGVLQRVLTPMVKNGWVAAIIAAVIFSAIHMQFLGFMPRLLLGFLMGAIYFVTGNLWLAIAGHFVNNGLQVVLVYLYQAKVISYDATQDEHVPAVYGALSALVAGILIWRLYMKAREAGQTFELPAEPGDEEEENEENKQDHSNI
- the dusB gene encoding tRNA dihydrouridine synthase DusB, yielding MVKIGDIELGEFPLLLAPMEDVSDPPFRAVCKINGADLMYSEFISSEGLIRDAIKSRQKLDIFDYERPVGIQIFGGDEEPMAMAAQIVEVANPDLLDINFGCPVKKVTCKGAGAGILKDIPKMVRLTEAVVKATRLPVTVKTRLGWDDDTKNIEEVAERLQDVGIKALTVHGRTRTQMYKGNADWTLIGKVKNNPRIKIPIFGNGDICTPEQAKAAREKYGIDGVMIGRAAIGYPWIFNEIKHYLRTGTHLPPPTVAERVKVCKQHLRHSISWKGDVVGILEMRRHYTNYLKGLPHIKEFRAQLVTCNTAAAVEEVLDAVALQYRDHIFERTMAPMAETDMVAACGFPD